In Pseudomonas sp. MM213, a genomic segment contains:
- the thrC gene encoding threonine synthase, whose amino-acid sequence MRYISTRGQAPALNFEDVLLAGLATDGGLYVPENLPRFTQEEIASWAGLPYHELAFRVMRPFVTGSIPDADFKKILEETYGVFSHNAVAPLRQLNGNEWVLELFHGPTLAFKDFALQLLGRLLDYVLEKRGERVVIVGATSGDTGSAAIEGCKHCENVDIFILHPHNRVSEVQRRQMTTIFGENIHNIAIEGNFDDCQEMVKASFADQSFLKGTRLVAVNSINWARIMAQIVYYFHAALQLGGPARSVSFSVPTGNFGDIFAGYLARNMGLPINQLIVATNRNDILHRFMSGNQYVKETLHATLSPSMDIMVSSNFERLLFDLHGRNGAAIAGLMDSFKQGGGFSVEQERWTEARKLFDSLAVDDAQTCETIAEVYEQTGELLDPHTAIGVKAARECRRSLDIPMVILGTAHPVKFPDAVEKAGVGKALELPVHLADLFERDERCTVLPNDLKAVQAFVSQHGNRGKPL is encoded by the coding sequence ATGCGTTATATCAGCACCCGCGGCCAGGCACCGGCCCTGAATTTCGAAGACGTCCTGCTGGCCGGTCTGGCCACTGACGGCGGTCTGTACGTCCCGGAAAACCTGCCACGTTTCACCCAGGAAGAAATCGCTTCCTGGGCCGGCCTGCCATATCACGAGCTGGCATTCCGGGTGATGCGCCCGTTCGTTACCGGCAGCATTCCTGATGCCGATTTCAAAAAGATTCTTGAAGAAACCTACGGCGTGTTCTCGCACAACGCCGTGGCACCGTTGCGTCAACTGAACGGCAATGAGTGGGTGCTGGAGCTGTTCCACGGCCCGACCCTGGCGTTCAAGGACTTCGCCCTGCAACTGCTCGGTCGCCTGCTCGATTACGTGCTGGAAAAACGCGGTGAGCGCGTGGTGATCGTCGGCGCCACTTCCGGTGATACCGGTTCGGCCGCCATCGAAGGCTGCAAACACTGCGAAAACGTCGACATCTTCATCCTGCACCCGCACAACCGCGTGTCTGAAGTGCAGCGTCGGCAGATGACCACGATCTTCGGCGAGAACATCCACAACATCGCTATCGAAGGCAACTTCGATGACTGCCAGGAAATGGTCAAGGCGAGCTTCGCCGACCAAAGCTTCCTCAAGGGCACGCGTCTGGTGGCGGTGAACTCGATCAACTGGGCGCGGATCATGGCCCAGATCGTCTACTACTTCCACGCAGCCCTGCAACTGGGCGGCCCGGCGCGTTCGGTGTCGTTCTCGGTGCCGACCGGTAACTTCGGCGACATCTTCGCCGGTTACCTGGCGCGCAACATGGGCCTGCCGATCAATCAGTTGATCGTCGCCACCAACCGCAACGACATCCTGCACCGCTTCATGAGCGGCAATCAGTACGTCAAGGAAACCCTGCACGCCACGCTGTCGCCGTCGATGGACATCATGGTGTCGTCGAACTTCGAGCGTCTGCTGTTCGACCTGCACGGTCGCAACGGCGCGGCGATTGCCGGGTTGATGGATTCGTTCAAGCAGGGCGGCGGTTTCAGCGTTGAACAGGAGCGTTGGACCGAAGCGCGCAAGCTGTTCGATTCGCTGGCTGTGGATGATGCGCAAACCTGCGAAACGATTGCTGAGGTTTACGAGCAGACGGGTGAGTTGCTGGATCCGCATACGGCTATCGGTGTGAAGGCTGCGCGTGAATGCCGTCGTAGTCTGGATATTCCTATGGTTATTCTCGGGACTGCCCATCCGGTTAAATTCCCGGATGCGGTTGAGAAGGCGGGTGTGGGTAAAGCGCTGGAGTTGCCTGTTCACCTTGCCGATCTGTTTGAGCGGGATGAGCGTTGCACGGTGTTGCCGAATGACCTTAAGGCTGTACAGGCGTTTGTCAGTCAGCATGGGAATCGTGGGAAGCCGTTGTAA
- the xerD gene encoding site-specific tyrosine recombinase XerD has protein sequence MPAIDHPLIDQFLDALWLEKGLSDNTRDAYRSDLALFNGWLQEKGLELINAGRELILDHLAWRLEQNYKPRSTARFLSGVRGFYRYLLREKLIAVDPTLRVDMPQLGRPLPKSLSEADVEALLKAPDLSEAIGQRDRAMLEVLYACGLRVTELISLTLEQVNLRQGVLRVMGKGSKERLVPMGEEAIVWVERYMRDARGELLGGRPSDVLFPSQRGEQMTRQTFWHRIKHQAKVAGIGKSLSPHTLRHAFATHLLNHGADLRVVQMLLGHSDLSTTQIYTHVARARLQDLHAKHHPRG, from the coding sequence ATGCCTGCCATCGATCATCCACTGATAGACCAATTCCTCGACGCGTTATGGCTGGAGAAAGGCCTTTCCGACAACACTCGCGATGCCTATCGCAGTGACCTGGCCTTGTTCAATGGCTGGCTGCAGGAGAAGGGGCTGGAGTTGATCAACGCCGGTCGGGAGTTGATTCTCGATCACCTGGCCTGGCGTCTGGAACAGAACTACAAACCCCGTTCCACTGCGCGATTTCTCTCGGGTGTGCGTGGCTTTTATCGCTATCTGTTGCGGGAAAAGTTGATCGCGGTCGATCCGACGTTACGCGTTGATATGCCTCAACTCGGTAGGCCGTTGCCAAAATCCTTGTCGGAAGCCGATGTGGAAGCACTGCTGAAGGCGCCGGATCTGAGTGAAGCGATCGGCCAGCGTGACCGCGCCATGCTCGAAGTGCTGTACGCCTGCGGTTTGCGGGTGACGGAACTGATCAGCCTGACGCTGGAGCAGGTCAACCTGCGCCAGGGCGTGCTGCGGGTGATGGGCAAGGGCAGCAAGGAGCGGCTGGTGCCGATGGGCGAGGAGGCGATTGTCTGGGTCGAGCGTTACATGCGCGACGCCCGTGGCGAGCTGCTCGGCGGGCGTCCCAGTGATGTACTGTTCCCCAGTCAGCGTGGCGAGCAGATGACGCGCCAGACCTTCTGGCACCGTATCAAGCATCAGGCCAAGGTCGCCGGGATCGGCAAATCGCTGTCGCCGCACACTTTGCGCCATGCCTTCGCCACGCACCTGCTCAACCACGGCGCGGATTTGCGAGTGGTGCAGATGCTGCTCGGCCATAGCGACCTGTCGACCACTCAGATCTACACCCATGTCGCCCGGGCACGCTTGCAGGACCTGCACGCCAAACACCACCCGCGCGGATGA
- the dsbC gene encoding bifunctional protein-disulfide isomerase/oxidoreductase DsbC encodes MRLTQIFAAAAIALVSTLAVADDAADKAIRKSLETLQLEVPVESISASPLPGLYEVKLQGSRVLYASADGQYVVQGYMFQLKDGKPVNLTEKAERLGISKLVNAIPVAETVVYPAIGETKSHITVFTDTTCPYCHKLHAEVPELNKRGIEVRYVAFPRQGLGSPGDEQLQAVWCSKDKKAAMDKMVDGKEIKAAKCDNPVSKQFALGQSIGVNGTPAIVLADGQVIPGYQPAPQVAKLALGAK; translated from the coding sequence ATGCGTCTGACCCAGATTTTCGCCGCCGCAGCCATTGCGTTGGTCAGCACCCTTGCCGTCGCCGATGACGCGGCCGACAAAGCCATTCGTAAGAGCCTGGAAACCCTCCAGCTCGAAGTGCCGGTAGAAAGCATTTCCGCCAGTCCGCTGCCGGGCCTGTATGAAGTCAAACTGCAGGGCAGCCGCGTGCTGTATGCCAGTGCCGACGGCCAATACGTGGTTCAGGGCTACATGTTTCAGCTCAAGGACGGCAAGCCGGTCAACCTGACCGAAAAAGCCGAACGCCTGGGCATTTCCAAGCTGGTCAACGCCATTCCTGTTGCGGAAACCGTGGTCTACCCGGCCATCGGCGAAACCAAATCGCACATCACCGTGTTTACCGACACCACCTGCCCGTACTGCCACAAACTGCATGCCGAAGTGCCTGAGCTGAACAAGCGCGGCATCGAAGTGCGCTACGTCGCGTTCCCACGCCAGGGCCTGGGCTCGCCGGGTGACGAACAGCTGCAAGCGGTCTGGTGCTCGAAAGACAAGAAAGCGGCCATGGACAAAATGGTCGACGGCAAGGAAATCAAGGCCGCCAAGTGCGATAACCCGGTTTCCAAACAGTTCGCCCTCGGTCAGTCGATTGGCGTGAACGGCACACCGGCCATCGTTTTGGCCGACGGTCAGGTCATTCCGGGCTACCAGCCTGCGCCACAAGTCGCCAAACTGGCGCTGGGCGCGAAGTAA
- a CDS encoding YaeQ family protein, with the protein MAQPSTTYKFELNLTDLDRSVYETVKQTIARHPSETEERMTVRLLAYAFWYNEQLSFGRGLSDVDEPALWEKSLDDRVLHWIEVGQPDADRLTWCSRRTERTSLLAYGSLRVWETKVIPAIKNLKNVHIAAVPQEVLETLAKDMPRVIKWDVMISEGTIFVTDDRGQHEVQLQWLSGERG; encoded by the coding sequence ATGGCCCAGCCGTCCACGACCTACAAGTTTGAACTGAACCTTACCGACCTCGACCGCAGCGTTTACGAGACGGTGAAGCAGACCATCGCCCGTCACCCTTCGGAAACCGAAGAGCGCATGACCGTGCGGCTGCTGGCCTACGCCTTCTGGTACAACGAGCAGCTGTCGTTTGGCCGTGGTCTGTCAGACGTGGATGAACCCGCCCTGTGGGAAAAAAGCCTGGATGATCGCGTCCTGCACTGGATCGAAGTCGGTCAGCCCGACGCCGACCGCCTGACGTGGTGCTCGCGTCGCACCGAACGCACCAGCCTGCTGGCCTATGGCAGCTTGCGCGTCTGGGAAACCAAAGTGATCCCGGCGATCAAGAACCTGAAAAACGTGCACATCGCTGCTGTGCCGCAGGAAGTCCTCGAAACCCTGGCCAAAGACATGCCGCGCGTTATCAAGTGGGACGTGATGATCAGCGAAGGGACGATTTTCGTCACCGACGACCGTGGTCAGCACGAAGTCCAGTTGCAGTGGCTGAGCGGCGAACGCGGCTGA
- a CDS encoding CaiB/BaiF CoA transferase family protein, which produces MPFTAKPLSGLKVIELGTLIAGPFASRICGEFGADVIKIESPDGGDPLRKWRKLYEGTSLWWFVQARNKKSLTLNLKHPDGLAILKKLLSEADILIENFRPGVLEKLGLGWDVLHALNPKLVMVRLSGFGQTGPMKDQPGFGAVGESMGGLRYITGFEDRPPVRTGISIGDSIAALWGVIGALMALRHREVNGGLGQVVDVALYEAIFAMMESMVPEFDVFGFIRERTGNIMPGITPSSIHTSADGKHVQIGANGDAIFKRFMLIIGREDLANDPALASNDGRDSRRDEIYGVIDRWVNALPLDTVIEQLNQADVPASRIFSAEDMFSDPQYLAREMFLKAKLPDGKDFKMPGIVPKLSETPGSSQWVGPQLGEHNAQVLNDLGYDKEQIAKLREDGAI; this is translated from the coding sequence ATGCCGTTCACTGCCAAACCCCTCTCAGGTCTGAAAGTCATCGAATTGGGCACGTTGATCGCCGGGCCGTTTGCCTCGCGCATTTGCGGCGAATTCGGTGCCGACGTCATCAAGATCGAATCCCCCGACGGTGGTGATCCGTTGCGCAAATGGCGCAAGTTGTATGAAGGCACGTCGCTGTGGTGGTTCGTTCAGGCACGCAACAAGAAGTCCCTGACCTTGAACCTGAAACACCCGGACGGCCTGGCAATCCTGAAAAAGCTGCTCAGTGAAGCGGACATCCTCATCGAGAATTTTCGCCCCGGCGTGCTGGAAAAACTCGGTCTGGGTTGGGACGTCTTGCACGCACTGAATCCAAAACTGGTGATGGTGCGCCTTTCGGGTTTCGGCCAGACCGGGCCGATGAAGGATCAACCAGGTTTTGGTGCGGTCGGTGAATCCATGGGCGGCCTGCGCTACATCACCGGGTTTGAGGACCGACCGCCGGTACGCACCGGGATTTCCATCGGCGACTCGATTGCGGCGCTCTGGGGCGTGATCGGTGCGCTGATGGCTTTGCGTCATCGCGAGGTCAATGGAGGCCTGGGCCAAGTGGTGGATGTGGCGCTGTACGAAGCGATCTTCGCCATGATGGAAAGCATGGTCCCGGAGTTCGACGTGTTCGGCTTCATTCGCGAACGCACCGGCAACATCATGCCCGGCATCACGCCCTCCTCGATCCACACCAGCGCTGACGGCAAACATGTGCAGATCGGCGCCAATGGCGATGCGATTTTCAAACGATTCATGCTGATCATCGGCCGTGAAGACCTGGCCAACGACCCGGCGCTGGCCAGCAATGACGGGCGTGACAGCCGTCGCGACGAGATTTATGGGGTGATTGATCGCTGGGTCAATGCGCTGCCGCTGGACACCGTCATCGAGCAGTTGAATCAGGCTGATGTCCCCGCCAGCCGGATCTTCAGCGCCGAAGACATGTTCAGTGATCCGCAGTACCTGGCTCGGGAAATGTTCCTGAAGGCTAAGCTGCCGGACGGCAAAGATTTCAAGATGCCGGGAATTGTGCCGAAACTCTCAGAGACACCCGGCAGTTCGCAATGGGTCGGGCCGCAGTTGGGCGAACACAATGCGCAGGTACTCAACGATCTTGGCTACGACAAGGAACAGATCGCAAAGCTGCGTGAAGACGGGGCCATCTAA
- a CDS encoding acyl-CoA thioesterase, protein MTAREQEIERRTELSVSRVTKAVFPSTTNHHNTLFGGTALAWMDEVSFITATRFCRLPLVTVSTDRIDFNHAIPAGSIVELVGRVIKVGNTSLKVEVEVFVESMSCDGREKAIHGQFSFVAIDEDKRPVPVLPGFAA, encoded by the coding sequence ATGACCGCTCGTGAGCAAGAAATCGAACGCCGCACCGAACTCTCGGTGAGCCGCGTGACCAAGGCGGTTTTCCCGTCGACCACCAACCACCACAACACCCTGTTCGGCGGCACTGCGCTGGCCTGGATGGATGAAGTGTCATTCATCACCGCCACCCGCTTTTGCCGGCTACCGTTGGTGACCGTTTCCACGGACCGTATCGACTTCAATCATGCAATCCCTGCCGGCTCCATCGTTGAACTGGTTGGGCGGGTGATCAAGGTCGGCAACACCAGCCTCAAGGTTGAGGTTGAAGTGTTTGTTGAAAGCATGAGCTGTGATGGTCGCGAGAAGGCGATTCATGGGCAGTTCAGTTTTGTGGCGATTGATGAAGACAAGCGGCCGGTGCCGGTGTTGCCTGGGTTTGCCGCCTGA
- a CDS encoding DUF3509 domain-containing protein — MESINLLLGEALSPYQVTLTPSGAHGECLVTLKGTTGAIVVEREFNQAQLTDKRLLTDVVDGLHRDLMIAEGRLEPCVIAALRNAAQDKVVASRN, encoded by the coding sequence ATGGAAAGTATCAATCTATTGCTCGGTGAGGCTCTGAGCCCGTACCAGGTAACGTTGACCCCCTCGGGCGCTCACGGCGAATGCCTGGTGACACTGAAGGGCACGACCGGCGCCATCGTGGTCGAGCGGGAGTTCAATCAGGCCCAACTGACCGACAAACGTCTGCTCACGGATGTGGTCGACGGCTTGCATCGCGATCTGATGATTGCCGAAGGACGCCTGGAACCCTGCGTTATCGCGGCATTGCGCAATGCTGCACAGGACAAGGTCGTGGCCAGCCGTAATTGA
- a CDS encoding TIGR02285 family protein — MCALAATALLIGPTSSAMAQPKETMIWLLRDLPPLTIFEGPKKGLGVIDQLLPLLIAGMPQYEHTLMRVNRARALQMLHEPSLTCDAALNRSKERERWIAFSIPVFRAMSNGVAVRRVDRETLAPFIQDGELDLAAFLASGGEKLGIIAERNYGDYLDALLKQAPPDSLTPHYGNDALGSLLQMQRLGRLRLLLGYRPEIRYQAQQQGIAEDELQFYPIRGAEKFLSGYIGCTDTPKGRQAIVEINQLLRKMPHDRLSEAYAAWLDPESRDAYLEESRKYFEQQALE; from the coding sequence ATGTGCGCGCTCGCGGCGACAGCCTTGCTCATCGGTCCGACCTCGTCGGCGATGGCGCAGCCCAAGGAAACCATGATCTGGCTGTTGCGGGATCTGCCACCGCTGACGATTTTCGAAGGACCGAAAAAGGGCCTGGGCGTCATCGACCAACTGTTGCCGCTGTTGATCGCCGGCATGCCGCAATACGAACACACCTTGATGCGAGTCAACCGTGCTCGCGCCTTGCAAATGCTCCACGAGCCGTCCCTTACCTGCGATGCGGCGCTGAACCGGAGCAAGGAACGCGAACGCTGGATCGCGTTTTCCATTCCGGTGTTTCGGGCCATGAGTAACGGCGTGGCCGTAAGGCGCGTTGACCGTGAGACGCTTGCCCCCTTCATCCAGGACGGTGAACTGGACCTGGCGGCCTTCCTGGCGAGCGGCGGCGAGAAATTGGGCATTATCGCCGAGCGTAACTACGGTGATTACCTCGACGCGCTGCTCAAACAGGCACCACCTGACTCGCTGACCCCGCACTACGGCAACGACGCCTTGGGCAGCCTGTTGCAGATGCAACGCCTGGGGCGCTTGCGGCTGCTGTTGGGCTACCGCCCGGAAATCCGCTATCAGGCCCAACAGCAAGGGATCGCCGAGGATGAATTGCAGTTCTACCCGATTCGCGGCGCCGAGAAATTCTTGTCCGGTTACATCGGCTGCACCGACACGCCCAAAGGCCGGCAGGCGATTGTCGAGATCAATCAATTGCTGCGCAAAATGCCCCACGATCGCTTGAGCGAGGCGTACGCCGCGTGGCTCGACCCGGAAAGTCGCGATGCCTATCTGGAAGAATCCAGGAAGTATTTCGAGCAACAGGCGCTGGAATGA
- a CDS encoding cation:proton antiporter gives MNEQQILLAFGGIGAAALGCQWLAWRLKLPAILFLLLSGILVGPILGWLDPQEMFGPLLMPLVSLAVALILFEGSLTLHLSEWREIGSVVRRLVTIGAISTWVVIAVATHWLLGFDWSLAILFGSLTLVTGPTVIVPMLRVVRPKASIANILRWEGIVIDPIGALLAVVVYSFIIARTSDDGLSQSLLTFGGVILCGTAFGIAGGWVLGTIIRRQWLPEYLHNLAALAAVLGIFITANQVMHESGLLAVTLMGIWLANMKDVDVRDILHFKENLSVLLISGLFILLAARLDLNALIGLGPLVLILLLIIQFIARPLNVMLSTAGSSLSWRERALLSWIAPRGIVAAAVSAIFAVRLNEAGLEGALLLVPLTFAVIIGTVVLQSATARPLARLLKVAEPAPSGFLIVGANAPARTLGKALQQLGCRVLLTDSSWENIRAARMDGLPTYFGNPASQHADAHLDLVGLGHLLTLSPSGELNALASMRFRHDFGHQRLFGLASGQESHRTDKHRASHEHRGRLLGNEELTYNKLANLLHQGAELYSTTLTEGFGWEDYRTLHGERATLLFARDDSGWVHVATPDSALKPSAGWTLLALIQPQVGGA, from the coding sequence ATGAACGAGCAACAGATTCTGTTGGCTTTTGGCGGTATTGGTGCGGCGGCACTGGGGTGTCAGTGGCTGGCGTGGCGACTGAAATTGCCGGCGATCCTGTTTCTGTTGCTGAGCGGGATTCTGGTCGGTCCGATCCTGGGCTGGCTCGACCCACAGGAAATGTTCGGCCCACTTTTAATGCCACTGGTGTCGCTGGCGGTGGCGCTGATTCTGTTTGAAGGCAGCCTGACGCTGCACCTCTCGGAGTGGCGCGAAATCGGCAGCGTCGTACGCCGGCTGGTGACGATTGGCGCGATCTCGACCTGGGTGGTCATTGCTGTCGCCACGCATTGGCTGCTGGGTTTCGACTGGTCGCTCGCGATACTGTTCGGCAGCCTGACGCTGGTCACCGGGCCCACGGTCATCGTACCGATGCTGCGCGTGGTACGCCCCAAAGCCTCGATTGCCAACATCCTGCGCTGGGAAGGCATCGTCATCGACCCGATCGGCGCCCTCCTCGCCGTGGTGGTCTACAGCTTCATCATCGCCCGTACGTCAGATGACGGCTTGAGCCAAAGCCTGCTGACCTTCGGCGGAGTGATTCTGTGCGGCACCGCATTCGGGATTGCCGGCGGCTGGGTGCTCGGCACGATCATTCGGCGCCAATGGTTGCCGGAATACCTGCACAACCTGGCGGCGTTGGCGGCGGTACTGGGGATTTTCATTACCGCCAATCAAGTCATGCACGAATCCGGTTTGCTGGCCGTGACCTTGATGGGGATCTGGCTGGCCAACATGAAGGACGTGGATGTGCGGGACATCTTGCACTTCAAGGAGAACCTCAGCGTGCTGCTGATCTCCGGGCTGTTCATTTTGCTGGCGGCGCGACTCGATCTGAACGCCTTGATCGGCCTCGGGCCGCTGGTGCTGATTCTGCTGCTGATCATTCAGTTCATTGCACGGCCATTGAACGTGATGCTTTCCACGGCGGGCTCGAGTTTGAGCTGGCGCGAGCGGGCGCTGCTGTCGTGGATCGCACCTCGCGGAATCGTGGCGGCGGCGGTTTCGGCGATTTTCGCCGTTCGCCTGAATGAGGCCGGACTCGAAGGCGCGTTGCTGCTGGTGCCGCTGACGTTTGCGGTGATCATCGGCACGGTGGTGCTGCAAAGTGCCACGGCCCGGCCATTGGCGCGCTTGCTGAAAGTCGCCGAACCGGCGCCCAGCGGCTTTCTGATCGTCGGCGCCAACGCCCCGGCACGTACCTTGGGCAAAGCCCTGCAACAGCTGGGCTGTCGAGTGCTGCTGACGGATTCGAGCTGGGAGAATATTCGCGCGGCGCGCATGGACGGTTTGCCGACGTACTTTGGTAACCCGGCGTCGCAGCATGCCGATGCTCATCTGGATCTGGTCGGGCTTGGGCATTTGCTGACATTGTCGCCGTCCGGCGAATTGAATGCGTTGGCGTCGATGCGTTTTCGACACGATTTCGGCCATCAGCGACTGTTTGGTCTCGCCAGTGGTCAGGAAAGCCATCGCACTGACAAGCACCGCGCCAGCCATGAACATCGCGGGCGTTTGCTGGGCAATGAGGAACTGACCTACAACAAACTGGCTAATCTGCTGCACCAGGGGGCCGAGCTGTACAGCACAACTCTGACGGAGGGGTTCGGCTGGGAGGATTACAGGACGCTGCATGGGGAACGCGCGACATTGCTGTTCGCTCGCGATGACAGCGGATGGGTGCATGTGGCGACGCCGGACAGTGCGTTGAAGCCTTCGGCGGGGTGGACTCTGCTGGCGTTGATTCAACCGCAGGTCGGCGGCGCTTGA
- a CDS encoding homoserine dehydrogenase, whose translation MKPVKVGICGLGTVGGGTFNVLQRNAEEIARRAGRGIEVAQIAIRTPKPQFQTTGIAITNDVFEVATNPEIDIVIELMGGYTVARELVLKAIENGKHVVTANKALIAVHGNEIFAKAREKGVIVAFEAAVAGGIPVIKAIREGLSANRINWVAGIINGTGNFILTEMREKGRTFEDVLAEAQALGYAEADPTFDVEGIDAAHKLTILASIAFGIPLQFDKAYTEGITKLTTADVNYAEALGYRIKHLGVARSTAAGIELRVHPTLIPADRLIANVNGVMNAVMVNGDAAGSTLFYGAGAGMEPTASSVIADLVDVVRAMTSDPENRVPHLAFQPDSLSAHPILPIEACESAYYLRIQAKDHPGVLAQVASILSERGINIESIMQKEVEEHDGLVPMILLTHRVLEQHMNDAIAALEALTGVVGPVVRIRVEHLN comes from the coding sequence GTGAAACCGGTCAAAGTAGGCATCTGTGGGTTAGGGACCGTCGGTGGCGGTACCTTCAACGTACTTCAGCGCAACGCCGAGGAAATTGCTCGTCGTGCCGGGCGTGGAATCGAAGTGGCACAAATTGCCATTCGCACGCCAAAGCCTCAGTTCCAAACGACCGGTATTGCGATTACCAACGATGTCTTCGAAGTGGCCACGAACCCTGAGATCGACATCGTTATAGAGCTGATGGGCGGCTACACCGTTGCCCGCGAGCTGGTACTCAAGGCCATCGAGAATGGCAAGCATGTGGTCACCGCGAACAAGGCGCTTATCGCCGTTCACGGCAATGAAATTTTCGCCAAGGCTCGCGAGAAGGGCGTGATCGTTGCGTTCGAAGCGGCCGTGGCCGGTGGCATTCCGGTGATCAAGGCGATCCGTGAAGGCCTGTCCGCCAACCGGATTAACTGGGTCGCCGGCATCATCAACGGCACCGGCAACTTCATCCTCACCGAGATGCGCGAGAAGGGTCGCACCTTCGAAGACGTACTCGCCGAGGCGCAGGCCCTGGGTTACGCCGAAGCCGATCCGACCTTCGACGTTGAAGGCATCGACGCGGCCCACAAGCTGACGATCCTGGCCTCCATCGCGTTCGGCATTCCGCTGCAATTCGACAAGGCCTACACCGAAGGCATCACCAAGCTGACCACGGCTGACGTGAACTACGCCGAAGCGCTGGGCTATCGCATCAAGCACCTGGGCGTCGCTCGCAGCACGGCGGCTGGCATCGAGTTGCGCGTGCACCCGACGCTGATCCCGGCCGATCGCCTGATCGCCAACGTCAACGGCGTGATGAACGCGGTGATGGTCAACGGTGACGCTGCCGGTTCGACCCTGTTCTACGGTGCCGGTGCCGGCATGGAGCCGACCGCTTCGTCGGTGATCGCCGACCTGGTAGATGTGGTTCGCGCCATGACTTCCGATCCGGAAAACCGCGTGCCGCACCTGGCCTTCCAGCCGGATTCGCTGTCGGCTCATCCGATCCTGCCGATCGAAGCCTGCGAAAGCGCCTACTACCTGCGCATTCAGGCCAAGGACCATCCGGGCGTGCTGGCTCAGGTTGCGAGCATCCTGTCGGAGCGCGGCATCAACATCGAATCGATCATGCAGAAAGAAGTCGAAGAGCATGACGGCCTGGTGCCGATGATCCTGCTGACCCACCGTGTGCTGGAACAGCACATGAACGACGCGATTGCCGCCCTCGAAGCCCTCACGGGCGTGGTCGGTCCGGTCGTACGGATCCGCGTCGAGCACCTGAACTAA